The genomic segment CGTAGCGGACACGGAAAACAACCGCGTGTTGATCTGGGACACGTTCCCGGCAACAGATGGCCAAGCCGCCGATCAGGTGATCGGCCAAGACGACTTCACCGGGTCGGGATTGAACGCCGGGGGCTCTCCGGCTGCCAACACCCTTTCGTCGCCCACGGGAGTGCGCTTCGACGGTCGCAATCTGATCGTGGTCGACAGCGACAACAGCCGCGTCCTGGTCTTCCGCTCAACCAACTAGTGCCACTGACGCGTCCCGCAAGGCGGCCGGTCTCCCGGCCGCTTTTCACTTGTGGAGTCCATTCGTATGGATGAGCATGAGCCGTGTCCGCACGTAAACCGTGCCATCCAACTCAGCAGTGTTTGTAAGAGCTGAACCGTTCACTTACAGCTGAGCCGGCGTCTCCTACAGACGCGTCGGACTTGTCCTACTAGCATCCGCGCCAACGCTGAGCTTGGCGCGCCGTTTCAGGGCCCGCTTCCTAAAGGCGCAACCAGCCCGGCGTCCCCGCTCCCGACTCGATCGCGGTCCCGCCGGCAAGAAGCCTGCGCCCGCGCCGGGCGGAGCTCTGCCCGAAGACACCCGAAGAGACGCCGATGGTCCTGCAGTTGAAGAAGACCCCCCGAACCCGTTCGCAATGCAACGCCGCCGCGCGCCGCTTCAATGCGAAAGCCTGCGTGCTGGCGGCCGCCCTCACGCTCGGCACCGGCCTGAGCTGGGCCCAGGTGCCGAACATCCCGGTGGCTCCCAGCCCCAACGCCTGGCTGCAGGCCGGCAACCCGAACGACGCGTACTGGGTCGAGGACAACCGGTGGGGCCAGGGCAGCATCACGGAAGGCCCGAACAGCTACCAGTTCCAGCAGCAGGTCGGCGTGAGCCCGAACGTCGGACCGGCCGGGGAGGTCGCATTCCGCATGAAGTGGCGCTGGCCCAACCCGGCCGGCTCCGCCGAGGTGAAGGGCTTTCCCTCCATGATCAATGGCGGACGGCCGGGCTACTACAGCTCCGGAACGACCGTCGACGGCGACCCCGTGCGCCTCCCGAACGGCTCGACCCTGCAGCAGGCGCCCACGGGCCGCACGCCGGGGACCGTCTTCCCCATGCAGCTGCCGGTGAAGTCGCTGAAGGCCAAGTTCAACATGTCCCACCTGTCGGCGCCGACGGGCCAGGGCCAGCTGACGTTCGACATCTGGCTGCAGTCCGGCCCGAAGCAGGACTCGGGCTTCCTGAACTCGTCGATCACGCACGAGATCATGATCCCGCTGGCCAACTGGGGGAACTACGGCTCGCACAACGCGCCGGGCGGCCGCAACCCGATGTGGTACGACCATGACGCGGTGATCGGCGGCAAGCGCTACCACGTGTACGCCACCAAGGGCGCCGACGGCGCGCTGCTCTTCAACTTCGGCACGCTCAACGGCGCCTACGGCCGCACCGGCTGGAAGATGATCGCCTTCGTGCCGGAGGTGATGCCGGTGGCGCCCGGCGAGATCGACCTCGCCGCGATCATCAACTACGTGACGACGCGCCGCGATGCGAAGGGCACGCCCTGGGCCGTCGGCAACGAATACGTGGCCAGCGTCGAACTGGGCGTGGAGCCCGTCGTCGGCAGCGGCGACATCGTGGTCCACGACTACAAGGTGTGGACCGGCACGAGCACCGCACCGGCGCCTGCGCCTGCACCCAGCCCGGCTCCGGCCCCGGCCCCGGCCCCGGCCCCGGCCCCGGCCCCGGCCCCGGCGCCGTCGTACCCGGCTCCTGCACCCTCACCAGGCCCGGCCCCCGCGCCGGCGCCCGTCACTTCGCCCGCTCCCGCCCCCGCACCTTCCACGAGCTGCCCGGCCTGGAACGCCACGACCCGCTACATGCCGGGCGTGAAGGTCATGCGCCTTGGCCAGGCCTACGCGGCGACGCAGCTGAGTGCGACCGTGTGGAACGTCAACTCGCCGCCCGAGTGGACGCCGAGCTACTGGAGCAAGACCGCTTGCACCACGACGACTGCGCCCGCGCCCGCGCCAGCTCCCGTGCCCGCGCCGGCTCCGGCTCCGGCTCCGGCACCGACTCCAGCGCCCGCGCCCGCGCCGGCGCCGGTCGCGAGCTGCCCGGCATGGAACGCGACGACCCGCTACCTGCCCGGCAACAAGGTGACCCGCCTCGGCCAGGTCTACGCGGCGACCCAGTTGAGCGCGTCTGTGTGGAACGTCAACTCGCCGCCCGAGTGGACGCCGACGTACTGGGGCAAGTCCACCTGCAACTGACCGTGCTCCGGTCGCCTGCTGACCCGTTGCGCCCGGCCTGGGCTGCCCGCACACTCGGGCGCTCATGACCGAGCGCAATGCCATGCACCAGCAGGATTTCGAGTCCCCCGCCCTCCGCGGCCATCGCGAAGACCTCGCGCTGGCGCTGCGGGCCGCCGCGCACCACGGCCTGGCCGAAGGCGTCTGCAACCACTTCAGCCTGGAGCTGCCCGACGGCTCGGGCCGATTCCTGCTCAATCCGCGCGGGCTGCTGTGGCAGGAGGTGCGCGGCGACGACATCGTGATGGTCGATGCGCACGGCCGCAAGCTCGCGGGGCGCCACGAGGTGGAGCCGACGGCGATGTTCATCCACGCCGCCGTGCACCGCATTGCGCGCAAGGCCTGCGTGCTGCACACCCACATGCCGTACGCGACGGCGCTGACGCTCACCGCCGACCGCGGGCTGGACACGACGCTCTCGCAGAACGCGATGCGCTTCCACGGGCGCCTCGCGATCGACCGCACGTACAACGGCCTCGCCCTGGACGAGCGCGAAGGCGAGCGCATCGCACGCGCGATGGAAGGGCGCGACGTCGCCTTCCTGGCCAACCATGGCGTGATCGTCTGCGGCGACCGCGTCGACTACGCGTACGACGACCTCTACTACCTGGAGCGCGCGTGCCTGCACCAGGTTCTGGCGCAATCCACCGGCCAGCCGCTGGTTGCGGCTGCGGAGGAGCTGGTGCGCCGCGTCGCCGGACAGATCCAGCAGGAGCGGCTGCAGTCCGAGCTCTTCTTCGAAGCGCTGCGGCGCGTGCTCTGAGGGATTGCCCTCACGGATGGGTTGCATTGGCCCAAATGCAATCGCCGTGCAGGTAAATTAGCCCGTCCGGCAGAACTCTGCTGTTCCCCCGCAGTCCAATTGCGGATCGCGGACCTTGCATGGGCAGGCCTTTTTCCGGCGCGCGGCTTTCCGGCGCGCCATCGACGCTCATCGATGAAAGCCTTCAACCTTCAGCTGCGGTTCCTGGTTCCCCTCGTCGTCGTGCTCACCGCGGCGGCCTACTTCGCGCTGCCGCTGATGGACAGCCTCACGCTGCGCTGGTTCGCGCGCGACATGAACATGCGCGGCAACCTGATGGCCAACACGCTGTCGGAGTCCATCGCCGCGGCACTCGAGGACCCGAAGGGCCGCAAGCTCCAGCAACTTTTCAATCGTGCGGTCGAGGACGAGCGCATGGTCGCCATGGGCTGGTGCTCGCCGACGGGCGAGCTGCTCACGCGCACCGCCAGCTATCCGCGCGAGCTGTCCTGCGACGATGCCGATCGCCTCGCGTCGGAGACGGAGCCGCGCCTGCGCCTGCCCGGCGGTCCGGTGCACGTGAGCGCGCATCCCGTCACGGCCGAATCGGGGCCGGTCGGCCAGCTGGTGCTGCTGCACGACCTGAGCTTCATCGAACGCCGAAGCCTCGATACGCGCCGCTACCTGATCGCGCTGCTCGCCGGGGTGGGCATCGTCATCGCGCTGGTCACGATGGCCGTCGCGCAACTCAGTTGGCGCGGCTGGGTGTCCGGCACGCGCGCGCTGCTGCGCGGCGAAGGCCTGGTGCGCCCGCTGGGCGGCGGCGCGCCGGAGCTGGCGCCCGTGGCCGCGGAGCTGCGCGCCCGGCTGCGTGACCTGGAGGACGAGTACCGCCGCTACCAGGGCCATGAAGCGGAGTGGGACGCGCCGCGGCTGCAATCGCTGTTGCGGTCGCAGCTGCGCGGCGACCAGGTCATCGTCGTCTCCAACCGCGAACCCTACATCCACGAGAAGGGCAAGGACGGGCGCGTCTTCGTGCGCCGTCCGGCCAGCGGCCTCGTGACGGCGGTGGAGCCTGTCATGCGCGCCTGCTCCGGCACCTGGATCGCGCACGGCAGCGGCACCGCCGACCGCAAGGCGGTCGACCGGCACGACCGCGTGGCGCTGCCGCCGGGCCACGAGGAGTACCAGCTGCGCCGCGTGTGGCTCTCGCCCGAGGAGGAGCAGGGCTACTACTACGGCTTCGCCAACGAAGGCATGTGGCCGCTGTGCCACGTGGCCCACGTGCGCCCGGTGTTCCGCGAGTCCGACTGGCTGTACTACAAGACGGTCAACCAGCGCTTCGCCGACGCGGTGGTGGCCGAGGCGCGCAGCGAAGACCCGGTGGTGCTGGTGCAGGACTACCACTTCGCGCTGCTGCCGGCCATGGTGCGTCGGCGGCTGCCGCGCGCCACCATCCTCACCTTCTGGCACATCCCCTGGCCGAACCCGGAATCGTTCGGCATCTGCCCCTGGCGCCAGGAGATCCTGGAAGGCCTGCTGGGCAGCACCATCATGGGCTTCCACACGCGCTTTCACTGCAAGAACTTCATCGAGGCGGTGGACCGTTACCTCGAAGCGCGCATCGAGCACGAGCATTCGACCATCTCGTACAAGGGCGAGCAGACCTTCATCGAGAGCTATCCGATCTCGATCGAGTGGCCCACCCGCGATTCGGTGTCGGAATGGGCTTCGCCCGCCGAGTGCCGCCGCCAGGTCTGCGAGTTGCACGACATCCCCGGCCACCACCGTATCGCGGTGGGCGTCGACCGGTTCGACTACACCAAGGGCATCCTGGAGCGGCTGCACGCGGTGGAGCGGCTGCTGGAGAAGCACCCCGAGTGGCGGGGCAAGTTCACGTTCGTGCAGGTG from the Ramlibacter henchirensis genome contains:
- a CDS encoding aldolase, with the translated sequence MTERNAMHQQDFESPALRGHREDLALALRAAAHHGLAEGVCNHFSLELPDGSGRFLLNPRGLLWQEVRGDDIVMVDAHGRKLAGRHEVEPTAMFIHAAVHRIARKACVLHTHMPYATALTLTADRGLDTTLSQNAMRFHGRLAIDRTYNGLALDEREGERIARAMEGRDVAFLANHGVIVCGDRVDYAYDDLYYLERACLHQVLAQSTGQPLVAAAEELVRRVAGQIQQERLQSELFFEALRRVL
- a CDS encoding alpha,alpha-trehalose-phosphate synthase (UDP-forming), with the protein product MKAFNLQLRFLVPLVVVLTAAAYFALPLMDSLTLRWFARDMNMRGNLMANTLSESIAAALEDPKGRKLQQLFNRAVEDERMVAMGWCSPTGELLTRTASYPRELSCDDADRLASETEPRLRLPGGPVHVSAHPVTAESGPVGQLVLLHDLSFIERRSLDTRRYLIALLAGVGIVIALVTMAVAQLSWRGWVSGTRALLRGEGLVRPLGGGAPELAPVAAELRARLRDLEDEYRRYQGHEAEWDAPRLQSLLRSQLRGDQVIVVSNREPYIHEKGKDGRVFVRRPASGLVTAVEPVMRACSGTWIAHGSGTADRKAVDRHDRVALPPGHEEYQLRRVWLSPEEEQGYYYGFANEGMWPLCHVAHVRPVFRESDWLYYKTVNQRFADAVVAEARSEDPVVLVQDYHFALLPAMVRRRLPRATILTFWHIPWPNPESFGICPWRQEILEGLLGSTIMGFHTRFHCKNFIEAVDRYLEARIEHEHSTISYKGEQTFIESYPISIEWPTRDSVSEWASPAECRRQVCELHDIPGHHRIAVGVDRFDYTKGILERLHAVERLLEKHPEWRGKFTFVQVAAPTRAALEEYQAFQQRIEQVTRRINERFSAGGREVVRLLAQHHEHEQVNRLYRAADVCLVTSLHDGMNLVCKEFVAARDDEQGVLVLSRFAGAARDMPEALIVNPYHVEEVADAIHRSLTMPPAEQRERMANLRSTVREFNVYRWAGKMLTDAARWRLRERISERVQRHGAPEEERNAANM